The window GTTGTCGTCGGCGCCGGAGCCGCCAAAGAGGTCGTCGTTGCCGCCGGCCCCGTTGAGCGTGTCATTGCCGGCGTTGCCCTGGAGCTGGTCGCCTTGGGCGTTGCCGTTGAGCGAATCGTTACCGGAGCCGCCTTCGAGGAAGTCGCCGCCGTCGTTACCGAAGAGGAAGTCATCGCCGGCAGCACCGAAGACCGAGTCGACATCGCCGCCGCCAAAGACGAAGTCGTTGCCGGCCCCGCCGTTGAGGTTGTCGGCAGCGTCGCCACCCCGGAGCGTGTCGTTACCGTCACCACCATCGGCGATGATCTGGCCGACGCCCTCGCGGGTGATCAGTTCGTCGTCACCGTCGCCGAGGTTGACCACGAGATCAGCGTCGAAGGGAATGGACTGGGTGACGCCGTTGCCGCGAACAACCAATCGGCCGTCGGAGGCGCGAAGTGAGACGCGGACCGAGTCGTTGCCGCCCGAGCCGTTGATGGTGGTCTGGTCGCCGGAGCGTTCGAAGGTCACCGCGCCGCCCACGACCTGCCCGGCCCCGCCTTGAAGCAGGCCCAGGATCGTGTCGTCGCCGCCATCGGCAGGCGTGGCGTCGGCGTTGATAATCCGGTCATCCGGCAGGAAGTGCGGAGCGCCGAAGAACTCGGTGAAGCCGGCCGAACCGTATGAAAGGTCGTAGGTACCCGCCGAGGTATACCGGGCCGAGGCGAACGGCAGCGGCTCACCGGGACGCAAGCCAACGATGATGACCTCGCCGGCGTCATTGATCGACGCGCCCGTCACGAACACGAACTCGGTCGGATCCTGAAGCTCGATGGTGTTGGTCTGGAAGGCGTCCTCGATGAACAGGCGGTTGCCGGTGAAGTCGAAGTTGGCCGCTTCGGGACTGCTGAAGGAAAGCCCCTCGTCAAGGCCGCGAACGACGCGGACTTGGCCGGCGACGCTGTCGATCGCGAGGACGCGATCGTGGGCCCCGGCGGTTTCATAGCTGTCAAAGTCGGTCGCGGGGTTGAACGCACCGAACTGGGTGGTCTGGAACAAACGAGCGACCTCGAAGCCATCGCCGCCGACGTCGGTGAGACCGACGAACAGCACGGCCCGCTCGTCGGAGTAGGTCGCGGTCACACCAGTGCCAACGACGCCGGCGAAGCTGCGGCTGGAGGTGAACTGGGCGGTTTCGCGGCCGTCCTCGGTGAGGACACCGATGTTCAGCGTGCCCTGAACCTCGCCGCCGGACAGCGTGGTGGTGTTGGTAAAGCCAATGATGGCCATCGAGCCGTCGGGCAGCGGATCGTTGCGGTAGACGATTCGCTCGACGACCTCGAAGTCGGTCGAGAGGACGAAGAGACCGTTGCCCTCGTTGAAGGTCGTGTCGAGATTGCCGCCGGTGTCGATGGCGCGGACGACGAAGCGGTCTGTGCCGCTGATGTTCTCCGTGCCAACGAGCGCGATTTGTTCGTTCTCGGAGTTGTACGCGGCGTCGATGAGCGTGAAGCCCGGAATGGTGGCCGAGAGGTCGAGGATGCCGCCGGTGCCGAAGCCATCAACGAGTCGGCCGCCGATGTCGAAGCGAGCGAGCTGGCTGTCCTCAAGCCGGAGAATGATGTTCTGGAACCCGGTGCTGGGGTCGATGAAGCTGGGGCCGCCGGCAACGACTTCCACGACTTCCTCGGCCGCCCCTGCGGTCGGGATCGACGTCTCGCCGCCGACGCCAAATACGGTTTCAAACTGACCGGCAAAAAGCAGGCGACGAGCTTCGAGGGTTTCGATGGTTTTCATGGTTGGTTTAGGGGGATTGGGCCTGGGACAGGCCGGAGATACGGTGCCACACTTACGAAT of the Planctomycetota bacterium genome contains:
- a CDS encoding calcium-binding protein, yielding MKTIETLEARRLLFAGQFETVFGVGGETSIPTAGAAEEVVEVVAGGPSFIDPSTGFQNIILRLEDSQLARFDIGGRLVDGFGTGGILDLSATIPGFTLIDAAYNSENEQIALVGTENISGTDRFVVRAIDTGGNLDTTFNEGNGLFVLSTDFEVVERIVYRNDPLPDGSMAIIGFTNTTTLSGGEVQGTLNIGVLTEDGRETAQFTSSRSFAGVVGTGVTATYSDERAVLFVGLTDVGGDGFEVARLFQTTQFGAFNPATDFDSYETAGAHDRVLAIDSVAGQVRVVRGLDEGLSFSSPEAANFDFTGNRLFIEDAFQTNTIELQDPTEFVFVTGASINDAGEVIIVGLRPGEPLPFASARYTSAGTYDLSYGSAGFTEFFGAPHFLPDDRIINADATPADGGDDTILGLLQGGAGQVVGGAVTFERSGDQTTINGSGGNDSVRVSLRASDGRLVVRGNGVTQSIPFDADLVVNLGDGDDELITREGVGQIIADGGDGNDTLRGGDAADNLNGGAGNDFVFGGGDVDSVFGAAGDDFLFGNDGGDFLEGGSGNDSLNGNAQGDQLQGNAGNDTLNGAGGNDDLFGGSGADDNRGGGGTDRAEDDDDDIYSSIEVLI